Proteins encoded within one genomic window of Agelaius phoeniceus isolate bAgePho1 chromosome 9, bAgePho1.hap1, whole genome shotgun sequence:
- the LOC129123151 gene encoding protein ecdysoneless homolog yields MLCFIPLLNFVKTHLCRGGFLSGLRVAEFWTGEERFGPRRDGGAAGAGAELALVRFAPLLAASVWQRQPFRLRYVPGRGEIPAHLGGTTVFGDNVEDEWFIVYLLREIAREFPGLAASIDDNDGEFLLIEAADFLPKWLNPENSENRVFFYKGELHIIPPGEPGEQGWALSAPCPTVPQALALLSTRPEELLAAEPIRAALNKRIHGYPEKIQASLHRARCFLPAGIAAVLRLRPSLVAAAVQAFYLREPGDLAACRRPFRTFPAEQRVMALVTFTRCLYAQLVQQQFVPDRRSGYTLPAPSHPQYRAYELGMKLAHGFEMLCSKSSKVAPDAKRNVLSGLLWERFLRSLKEKDYFKGEMEGSAKYLELLHMAEDHFQQCVAVPESCDEVSPGDEILTLLQTTPIDLKEFERAAACLPAEDDDSWLDITPGALDQMLKETRNESLPSTNEEEQSYDLGAVAESMKAFVSKVSTHEGAELPWSSDESHVTFDVDSFTKALERILGADSEELDSDDLDEEEEEELGFSDEDDEELDAGNERQEQKVSPEELVGSLKAYMRDMDRELAQTNVGKSFSSHKRGASSVGAAPCESAGPGCGAEAAELAALDVDMNLVANLLESYSAQAGLAGPTSNILQSLGLNLPESTELTGS; encoded by the exons ATGTTATGTTTTATTCCTCTATTGAATTTTGTTAAGACTCATTTATGTCGAGGTGGATTTCTGTCAGGGTTGAGGGTTGCTGAGTTTTGGACGGGGGAGGAGCGCTTTGGGCCTCGGCGCGATGGAGGCGCTGCGGGGGCCGGCGCTGAGCTGGCCCTGGTGCGCTTCGCCCCGCTCCTGGCCGCCTCCGTGTGGCAGCGGCAGCCGTTCCGCCTGCGCTACGTGCCGGGCCGCG GCGAGATCCCGGCGCACTTGGGCGGCACCACGGTGTTCGGGGATAACGTGGAGGATGAGTGGTTCATTGTGTACCTGCTCCGGGAGATCGCCAGGGAGTTCCCGGGGCTGGCAGCCAG TATTGATGACAACGATGGAGAGTTTCTCTTGATAGAAGCAGCTGATTTTCTGCCCAAGTGGCTGAATCCTGAGAACAGTGAAAACAGG GTGTTCTTTTACAAAGGAGAGCTGCACATCATTCCTCCGGGGgagcctggggagcagggctgggccctctctgctccctgtcccacGGTGCCCCAGGCGCTGGCTCTGTTATCCACGCGCCCCGaggagctcctggctgcagagcccaTCAGAGCCGCGCTGAATAAACGCATCCATGG GTATCCCGAGAAGATCCAGGCCTCGCTGCACCGAGCCCGCTGCTTCCTCCCGGCCGGGATCGCGGCCGTGCTGAGGCTGCGCCCGTCCCTGGTGGCTGCGGCTGTCCAGGCCTTCTACCTGCGGGAGCCGGGCGATCTGGCGGCCTGCCGGCGCCCTTTCAGAACCTTCCCTGCCGAGCAGCGAGTGATGGCCCTG GTGACTTTCACTCGGTGTCTGTATGCACAGCTGGTGCAGCAGCAGTTTGTTCCTGACAGACGCAGTGGGTACACCCTGCCCGCCCCATCTCATCCTCAGTACAGAGCCTACGAGCTGGGCATGAAGCTG GCTCATGGCTTTGAAATGTTGTGCTCCAAGAGCAGTAAAGTGGCTCCTGATGCCAAGAGAAACGTGTTAAGCGGTCTTCTGTGGGAGAGATTCCTGAGGAGCTTGAAGGAGAAGGATTATTTCAAG GGAGAAATGGAAGGATCAGCCAAGTACCTGGAACTGTTGCACATGGCAGAAGATCACTTCCAGCAATGTGTTGCAGTGCCAGAAAG CTGTGATGAAGTGAGCCCAGGTGATGAAATCCTGACACTGCTACAGACAACACCCATTGATCTGAAGGAATttgagagagcagcagcttgtCTTCCTGCAGAGGATG ATGACAGCTGGCTGGATATTACACCAGGTGCTCTGGATCAGATGCTGAAGGAGACAAGAAATGAGTCCCTTCCTTCCACAAATGAGGAAGAGCAAAGCTATGACTTGGGAGCAGTTGCTGAGAGCATGAAGGCTTTTGTGTCCAAAGTCTCCACGCACGAAGGAGCAGAACTGCCATG GTCATCTGATGAGTCCCACGTTACCTTTGATGTGGATTCTTTTACAAAAGCCCTGGAGAGAATTTTAG GGGCAGACTCGGAGGAGCTGGATTctgatgatctggatgaggaggaggaggaggagttggGTTTCTCAGATGAGGATGATGAAGAGCTGGATGCTGGGAATGaaaggcaggagcagaaggTGTCTCCTGAGGAGCTCGTGGGCAGTCTCAAGGCGTACATGAGGGACATGGACCGTGAGCTGGCACAGACCAACGTTGGGAAAAGCTTCAGCAGCCACAAGAGAGGG GcaagttctgttggagcagccCCATGTGAGAGTGCTGGCCCTGGTTgtggagctgaggctgctgagctggcagcccTGGATGTGGACATGAACCTGGTGGCAAACCTGCTCGAGTCCTacagtgcccaggctggcctGGCAGGACCCACCTCGAACATTTTACAGAGCCTGGGGCTGAATTTACctgagagcacagagctcactggcagctga
- the LOC129123141 gene encoding uncharacterized protein LOC129123141, translating into MCQEQGAVCSGQRDAGCEQEENELCSIRAVANEPQHRQQGPAAAVPHLPGAQEASWHKQGDATCECAVSADVENGFCTSDGSVREPLGPQGTSATKNEHKRNLRRFLGEWIRGHPVGTAVLILLLLVLVLALGVALAVLAAPQVPVTAATPLSLLGCPRGWVGYNGVCYYFSRDYSTWEQGQERCSELGASLAIAKDEEAMDLLSRVCGNVDYWLGQPRRGERLHWGDGSSYSSWVPVLGNSQCVYLADKRLRSDNCSSERPYLCSKAPAPL; encoded by the exons ATGTGTCAGGAGCAAGGTGCTGTTTGTTCTGGGCAGAGAGATGCCGGCTGTGAGCAGGAGGAGAATGAACTCTGCTCCATCCGAGCAGTTGCGAATGAGCCCCAGCATCGCCAGCAGGGACCAGCAGCCGCGGTTCCACACCTGCCTGGGGCCCAAGAAGCCTCTTGGCATAAGCAGGGGGATGCCACTTGTGAGTGTGCAGTGAGTGCAGATGTGGAGAATGGATTCTGCACCAGCGATGGGAGTGTGAGGGAGCCCCTGGGTCCTCAGGGCACATCAGCAACCAAGAATGAACACAAAAGGAACCTCAGAAGATTCCTGG GTGAATGGATCAGGGGCCATCCCGTGGGCACGGCGGTGCtgattctgctgctcctggtgctggtgctggctttgggggtggccttggctgtgctggcag caccacaggtTCCAGTCACAGCTGCGACTCCGCTGTCACTTCTGGGCTGTCCCCGTGGCTGGGTTGGCTACAATGGGGTCTGCTACTACTTCTCACGGGATTACAGCACCTGGGAGCAGGGTCAGGAGCGGTGCTCCGAGCTCGGGGCCTCCCTGGCCATTGCCAAGGATGAGGAGGCCATG GATTTGCTCTCCCGTGTCTGTGGGAACGTCGATTACTGGCTCGGGCAGCCCAGACGGGGCGAGCGCCTGCACTGGGGGGACGGCAGCAGCTACAGCTCCTG ggttCCCGTCCTCGGCAATTCCCAGTGTGTGTACCTGGCTGACAAGAGATTGAGGAGTGACAACTGCTCCAGTGAGCGGCCGTATCTCTGCAGCAaggccccagctcccctgtaA
- the LOC129123139 gene encoding protein ecdysoneless homolog — METTGGVGTESGLRVAEFWTGPERFGPRRDGGAARAGAELALVRFAPLLAASVWQRQPFRLRYVPSRGEPGAGREARREERPERGDWEGDTAAGNRGRVRGNRRPRPEGVLCGQSVPGHGVAEPPLLSLRRAGEIPAHLGGTTVFGDNVEDEWFIVYLLREIAREFPGLAASIDDNDGEFLLIEAADFLPKWLNPENSENRVTFTRCLYAQLVQQQFVPDRRSGYTLPAPSHPQYRAYELGMKLAHGFEMLCSKSSKVAPDAKRNVLSGLLWERFLRSLKEKDYFKGEMEGSAKYLELLHMAEDHFQQCVAVPESCDEVSPGDEILTLLQTTPIDLKEFERAAACLPAEDDDSWLDITPGALDQMLKETRNESLPSTNEEEQSYDLGAVAESMKAFVSKVSTHEGAELPWSSDESHVTFDVDSFTKALERILGADSEELDSDDLDEEEEEELGFSDEDDEELDAGNERQEQKVSPEELVGSLKAYMRDMDRELAQTNVGKSFSSHKRGASSVGAAPCESAGPGCGAEAAELAALDVDMNLVANLLESYSAQAGLAGPTSNILQSLGLNLPESTELTGS, encoded by the exons ATGGAAACCACTGGGGGTGTCGGGACAGAGTCAG GGTTGAGGGTTGCTGAGTTTTGGACGGGGCCGGAGCGCTTTGGGCCCCGGCGCGATGGAGGCGCTGCGAGGGCCGGCGCTGAGCTGGCCCTGGTGCGCTTCGCCCCGCTCCTGGCCGCCTCCGTGTGGCAGCGGCAGCCGTTCCGCCTGCGCTACGTGCCGAGCCGCGGTGAGCCGGGAGCGGGCCGGGAGGCACGGCGGGAGGAGCGGCCGGAgcggggggactgggagggggacACGGCGGCCGGGAACCGAGGGCGTGTGAGGGGGAACCGGCGGCCGAGACCCGAGGGCGT CCTGTGTGGACAATCTGTTCCTGGGCACGGCGTTGCTGAGCCGCCTCTCCTCTCTCTGCGCCGTGCAGGCGAGATCCCGGCGCACTTGGGCGGCACCACGGTGTTCGGGGATAACGTGGAGGATGAGTGGTTCATTGTGTACCTGCTCCGGGAGATCGCCAGGGAGTTCCCGGGGCTGGCAGCCAG TATTGATGACAACGATGGAGAGTTTCTCTTGATAGAAGCAGCTGATTTTCTGCCCAAGTGGCTGAATCCTGAGAACAGTGAAAACAGG GTGACTTTCACTCGGTGTCTGTATGCACAGCTGGTGCAGCAGCAGTTTGTTCCCGACAGACGCAGTGGGTACACCCTGCCCGCCCCATCTCATCCTCAGTACAGAGCCTACGAGCTGGGCATGAAGCTG GCTCATGGCTTTGAAATGTTGTGCTCCAAGAGCAGTAAAGTGGCTCCTGATGCCAAGAGAAACGTGTTAAGCGGTCTTCTGTGGGAGAGATTCCTGAGGAGCTTGAAGGAGAAGGATTATTTCAAG GGAGAAATGGAAGGATCAGCCAAGTACCTGGAACTGTTGCACATGGCAGAAGATCACTTCCAGCAATGTGTTGCAGTGCCAGAAAG CTGTGATGAAGTGAGCCCAGGTGATGAAATCCTGACACTGCTACAGACAACACCCATTGATCTGAAGGAATttgagagagcagcagcttgtCTTCCTGCAGAGGATG ATGACAGCTGGCTGGATATTACACCAGGTGCTCTGGATCAGATGCTGAAGGAGACAAGAAATGAGTCCCTTCCTTCCACAAATGAGGAAGAGCAAAGCTATGACTTGGGAGCAGTTGCTGAGAGCATGAAGGCTTTTGTGTCCAAAGTCTCCACGCACGAAGGAGCAGAACTGCCATG GTCATCTGATGAGTCCCACGTTACCTTTGATGTGGATTCTTTTACAAAAGCCCTGGAGAGAATTTTAG GGGCAGACTCGGAGGAGCTGGATTctgatgatctggatgaggaggaggaggaggagttggGTTTCTCAGATGAGGATGATGAAGAGCTGGATGCTGGGAATGaaaggcaggagcagaaggTGTCTCCTGAGGAGCTCGTGGGCAGTCTCAAGGCGTACATGAGGGACATGGACCGTGAGCTGGCACAGACCAACGTTGGGAAAAGCTTCAGCAGCCACAAGAGAGGG GcaagttctgttggagcagccCCATGTGAGAGTGCTGGCCCTGGTTgtggagctgaggctgctgagctggcagcccTGGATGTGGACATGAACCTGGTGGCAAACCTGCTCGAGTCCTacagtgcccaggctggcctGGCAGGACCCACCTCGAACATTTTACAGAGCCTGGGGCTGAATTTACctgagagcacagagctcactggcagctga